tgggggagtccagaaccaggggtcacagtttaaggggtaggccatttaggactgagatgaggaaaaactttttcacccacagagttgtgaatctgtagaattctctgccacagaaggcagtggaggccaattcactggatattttcaagagagttagatttagctcttagagctaacggaatcaagggaaatggggaaatgcCATGTTAGGTATAATGTTTTACCCTGCTGATGTAACTGCAGCAcatacctttctgtcccaggcctcctccattgccagagtaaggccaaatGCCAAAATAGGCcaaaagagcacctcatattctgttcAAGTCACTTACAATTTAACagcatgaacattaaattctccaattttaagtagctAACCTATAAACAACCCTCTGCCCAGGCCTTTTTCTGCTCCCTTCCCTGTGACATACCCATTTCTTTACTACCCCTTctacctatattcctttctccagcttcacaatttacacCTCTTCTATGCTTATCTCACACCATTTGTCTTTTCATGGCCTTTATCCCACCATCTAACAACCCCTCCCACTGCATCCACCTAGTCAGACTTggtcctgccccatctctcttccagctttcttctccacccaccagtcttaagaagggccctgacccaaaatgtcaccttttcataTTCTCCAAACATGCTGTCTGGCcaagcacagagagtggtgagtctgtggaattctctgccacagaaggtagttgaggccagttcattggctatatttaagagggagttagatgtggcccttgtggctaaagggatcagggggagagaaggcaggtacaagttactgagctggatgatcagtcatgatcatattgaatggcagtgcaggctcgaagggccgaatggcctactcctgcacctattttctatgtttctatgtttatgtaaatcagcatctgcagttccttgttctctaaagatactgcctggctcactgagttattccagcacctttttttttcctccaatagtggacatttccaccatggggggAAAAACCCCCACAGTGATTAAGTTTGGGTAGAATATTGTTTTCTCTTATTATCAGAATGAAAATTTATGTACTGTtagtttgtaatttaaaaaaaaaagaactgcagatgctactttacactaaatataggcacaaaatgctggataattcagtgggttgggcagcatttctgggggaaatgggcagatgctatttcaggtctagacccttggcttcttcagactgattgtggtccaTCGACCATCTCTGAGATGGAGCTGTAGCTCTTCTCTGATTGGCAAAGAGCCGTTATTGTCCGTGATTGGTCGGATTATTTCTGCGTGATCTCATTGGTGAAAGCGGTTGACCAGTACGCACTTACGATTGGTCGGGCTGTTTCTCTGCGATCTCATTGGTGAAAGCGGTTTATTCGGACGCGCACGATTGGTCGGGCTGTTGCTATGCGATCTGATTGGCGGAGGGGCAATGggcgggctggggctggggcagcGATGGCGGGCGGCAGCGGCGGCGCGCGGCTGCAGTCTCCGCCCTGCAAGGTGCTGTCCGAGCAGCTGCGAGCGGCCGCCAAGCGGACCGGGTTGCCGGCCGCGTGGCTGCTGGATCGGGCGGGCAACGGCGACAGGGCCCCACTGGACGTGAGCGTGGTGTGGATGCAGGGGACGGTGCTGGAGGTGCGGCCCGAGAACAACACCAGCCTGCAGCTCCTCGACGAGACGGGCACCTTCACCGTGGTCGGTGCGGGCGGCGTCCCGCACGGCAGGCCCTGCACAAGCCGAGGTAAAGGCAGCAGGCCCGGCACAAGTCGCCTCTGGCTGCGGGTCCAGACAATATATCAACTAAACATTTATTAATTAAACACGAGGTGTGTCAGGATCTGCGTTCACTTCATAACatagacacacattgctggagtaactctggaatttagaaggatgagaggagatcttatcgaaacgtataagattattaaggggttggacacgttagaggcaggaaacatgttcccaatgttgggggagtccagaacaaggggccacagtttaagaataaggggtaggccatttagaactgagatgaggaaaaaccttttcaggcagagagttgtgaatctgtggaattctctgcctcagagggcagtgggggccaattctctgaatgcattcaagagagagctagatagagctcttaatgatagtggagtcagggggtatggggagaaggcaggaacggggtactgattgagaatgatcagccatgatcacattgaatggcggtgctggctcgaagggccgaatggcctcctcctgcacctattgtctataactcagcggtggcaggcagcatctctctggcccgctgagttactccagctttttgtgtctacggtgtaagccaccgtctgcagtttcttcctacacacgttCAATCCATATATTGGTTTATATATAGATTCATCAATCGAAGATGGAACAGTACATCACCCACTCGgggtcttcggcccacaatcaatgtccatgctgaacatgatgccaactgatATAACCATCCTGTCCTTACACCTCCTCCCCTGACTCCATCCAGGAACCCTGACACATCTTTCAGAtacggcagaggttcacttgcatctactCCAACCTTGACTCCTGGTATGGGCTCCTGtatatcgtttcgctgaacaactaagctcagtccgccttggccgatatgatctggttgccaaacattatAACTGCCCTCCccattccatactgacctttgccagaatgaggccacatgcaaattggaggaacagcacctcatattttgcttgggcagcttgcaacctttGAACATGATTTCACGTAACTCCtacattccctcccccaccctagtcatcctaccacTTCCACTGTTTGTATCTTTGTATCCCTCTTATTACCACACCTTTCCCACTTCATAAgttgctccacccttcctgag
This is a stretch of genomic DNA from Rhinoraja longicauda isolate Sanriku21f chromosome 21, sRhiLon1.1, whole genome shotgun sequence. It encodes these proteins:
- the rmi2 gene encoding recQ-mediated genome instability protein 2; protein product: MAGGSGGARLQSPPCKVLSEQLRAAAKRTGLPAAWLLDRAGNGDRAPLDVSVVWMQGTVLEVRPENNTSLQLLDETGTFTVVGAGGVPHGRPCTSRGNYVMVMGVVQSCRPEPVVRAVKLTNLSGNPLHKSMWKLEVEDLQQNMP